A stretch of Lactuca sativa cultivar Salinas chromosome 6, Lsat_Salinas_v11, whole genome shotgun sequence DNA encodes these proteins:
- the LOC111900017 gene encoding lysine-specific demethylase JMJ32 isoform X1, whose amino-acid sequence MNSKLENLWEEVRELSLGTTPQIDRLHTPPTPLQFLRHYLSQNKPFILSASAATTLQWPATTLWTSTSYLLNTLSSSTVSLHLTPTGQADSLTPHPSNPDSLCFASAHVQSTSFSDAIDAIKASRKNDSSKGFVAYAQQQNDCFREEYGALARDCDSHIPWATEAIGGLPEAVNLWIGNDLSETSFHKDHYENLYAVVTGEKHFLLLPPTDVHRMYIREYPAAQYTYSEESEEFELKLENPERYVPWCSVNPYPLPKDKEKEISKFPFYYNGPKPFEVTLKAGEILYLPSMWFHHVRQTPDNRGLTIAVNYWYDMQFDIKYAYFNFLQSLSFCKPRLNDGDSFINENLSNGDKNHKEE is encoded by the exons ATGAACTCAAAGCTCGAAAACCTTTGGGAAGAAGTGAGGGAATTAAGCTTAGGAACCACTCCCCAGATCGATCGCCTCCATACCCCACCAACCCCACTCCAATTCCTCCGCCATTACCTGTCTCAAAACAAACCCTTCATTCTCTCTGCCTCCGCCGCCACCACCCTCCAATGGCCCGCCACCACTCTCTGGACCTCAACATCCTACCTCCTCAACACTCTCTCTTCTTCCACCGTCTCCCTCCACCTAACCCCCACCGGCCAAGCCGACTCCCTCACCCCACACCCCTCTAATCCTGACTCTCTCTGCTTTGCCTCCGCCCACGTCCAAAGCACATCATTCTCCGACGCCATCGATGCCATCAAAGCTTCACGTAAGAACGATTCAAGTAAAGGATTCGTTGCGTATGCGCAGCAGCAGAACGATTGTTTTAGGGAGGAGTATGGTGCGTTGGCTAGAGACTGTGATTCACATATTCCATGGGCGACTGAAGCAATAGGAGGATTGCCGGAGGCTGTTAATTTGTGGATTGGGAATGATTTGTCTGAAACTTCGTTTCATAAGGATCATTATGAGAATCTGTATGCTGTTGTAACCGGAGAGAAGCACTTTCTGCTTCTTCCACCTACTGATGTTCATAGAATGTATATTCGTGAATACCCTGCTGCTCAATACACATACTCTGAG GAAAGTGAGGAATTTGAATTGAAATTGGAGAATCCAGAGAGATATGTCCCTTGGTGTAGTGTAAATCCTTACCCATTGCCCAAAGACAAGGAAAAAGAAATTTCTAAATTTCCATTTTACTATAATGGACCCAAACCATTTGAAGTCACTCTTAAGGCGGGTGAAATACTTTACTT gcCGAGTATGTGGTTTCATCATGTTAGACAGACACCTGATAATCGAGGACTCACCATTGCAGTAAATTATT GGTATGATATGCAGTTTGATATAAAATACGCCTACTTCAACTTCTTGCAATCACTTTCGTTTTGTAAACCACGTTTAAATGATGGTGATTCTTTCATAAATGAAAACTTATCCAATGGTGACAAAAACCATAAGGAGGAGTGA
- the LOC111900018 gene encoding uncharacterized protein LOC111900018, with amino-acid sequence MDPNQNNPPTPNTPNTPNDPLANIGYMQLLSSPVQQQPLFTNLSYHPHYYQNQPQPQFVQTQFQPFQQQPPPRFQPQTFQQPQPSSQPSQVPLSQSQPVNLDDEDDDERVQETQPSRKRQKKSKDSTKKKNTQWTEEEEATLAKAWIAISQDGDVANAQSGHSFWNRILDHFHALLGRQTSQTYNSVNAKWRDLRATRIKFNGVFDNLKNMHRSGSNDFNILSTALHQYKITNNGKPFGNQKA; translated from the coding sequence ATGGATCCAAACCAAAATAACCCACCCACCCCAAACACCCCAAATACTCCAAATGATCCTTTAGCAAACATTGGCTATATGCAATTGTTATCATCCCCCGTTCAACAACAACCTTTATTTACCAATCTTTCATACCACCCACACTACTACCAAAACCAACCACAACCACAATTTGTTCAAACCCAATTTCAACCCTTTCAACAACAACCTCCTCCGCGTTTTCAGCCCCAAACTTTCCAACAGCCACAACCAAGTTCACAACCCTCTCAAGTTCCATTATCGCAATCTCAACCCGTAAACCTCGACGATGAAGACGACGACGAACGGGTTCAAGAAACACAACCAAGTCGTAAAAGGCAAAAAAAATCCAAAGAttcaacaaagaagaaaaacacccaATGGACCGAGGAGGAGGAGGCGACTTTAGCTAAAGCTTGGATTGCCATATCACAAGACGGGGATGTCGCCAACGCGCAATCGGGACATAGCTTTTGGAATCGTATTTTAGACCACTTCCACGCGTTATTGGGAAGGCAAACGAGCCAGACATATAATTCAGTCAATGCTAAATGGCGCGATCTTAGAGCAACGCGTATCAAATTTAACGGCGTGTTTGACAATTTAAAAAATATGCATCGAAGTGGTAGCAATGATTTCAACATTTTGTCAACGGCGTTGCACCAATACAAAATTACCAACAATGGTAAACCTTTTGGCAACCAAAAAGCGTAG
- the LOC111900033 gene encoding uncharacterized protein LOC111900033 — MNFGSKWRSWIKGYLESARASIIINGSPTKEFEMSKGVRQGDPLSPFLFIIAMEELNITMKSTVLKGVFDRICIPDSSMCVSHLLYADDAFFFGEWSKKNVNNMVRILRCFYVSSGLRVNFNKSKVYGIGISDQEAVNWASPLGYEPTSLPFTDLGVPIGLNMNCMASWSPIMEKLKGKLSIWTAKTLSFGGRVTLAKAEKIMAPKKVGGLGLGSIHSLNLALLTKWLWHLKNEPNSLWVKIIRGLHNLNEEQFCTNLKSRWSGVWRSIVKCKAILNRINIPFEEVMKPGESSLGWVSPFVVDEEFCVALLHERIERATFPVCDGFFRWLKMIPLKVLGFIWRAKKNKIASAGALRNRGIEMTSTLCGVCQETGDHILVSCSLAKGILHSILKWCNVQVTGFHTVTNIIDFASKWGNCPKRKNINYDLVWCFFGVYRGLEMKEFLTKLNINRR, encoded by the exons ATGAATTTTGGATCAAAATGGCGATCATGGATCAAGGGTTATTTGGAGTCAGCTAGAGCTTCGATTATCATCAATGGTAGCCCCACTAAGGAGTTCGAAATGTCAAAGGGGGTAAGGCAAGGGGATCCGTTATCCCCTTTCCTGTTCATAATTGCAATGGAGGAGTTAAATATCACAATGAAGTCAACAGTTTTAAAAGGTGTATTTGATAGGATTTGCATTCCAGATTCTAGTATGTGTGTGTCCCACCTCCTATATGCAGATGATGCATTCTTCTTTGGGGAGTGGTCGAAAAAGAATGTTAATAACATGGTGAGGATCCTTAGATGTTTCTATGTATCTTCCGGCCTGAGGGTCAACTTCAATAAATCCAAAGTTTATGGTATTGGAATTTCAGATCAAGAAGCGGTCAATTGGGCAAGTCCGTTAGGATACGAACCTACATCACTCCCATTCACTGACCTTGGGGTCCCAATTGGGTTGAATATGAACTGTATGGCCTCATGGAGTCCAATTATGGAAAAACTTAAAGGTAAGTTATCGATTTGGACTGCAAAAACACTCAGTTTTGGTGGACGAGTCACACTCGCAAAAGCA GAGAAGATTATGGCTCCAAAGAAGGTGGGAGGTCTTGGTTTGGGATCAATCCATTCGTTGAACCTTGCATTACTTACCAAATGGTTGTGGCATTTGAAAAATGAACCCAACTCCCTATGGGTTAAGATCATCAGGGGGCTCCACAACTTGAATGAAGAACAATTTTGTACAAATCTAAAGAGTCGATGGAGTGGCGTCTGGAGGAGTATTGTCAAATGCAAAGCCATTTTGAACAGAATTAACATTCCATTCGAGGAGGTAATGAAACCAGGAGAATCAAGCTTGGGGTGGGTATCTCCATTTGTCGTGGACGAGGAATTTTGTGTGGCTCTCCTTCATGAAAGAATTGAAAGGGCAACCTTCCCTGTTTGCGACGGATTTTTCCGATGGTTAAAAATGATTCCACTGAAAGTTTTGGGTTTTATATGGCGGGCTAAGAAGAACAAGATAGCATCGGCTGGAGCTCTCCGGAATAGGGGTATTGAAATGACCTCGACCCTGTGTGGAGTTTGTCAAGAGACAGGCGATCATATCCTAGTCTCGTGTTCACTAGCAAAAGGTATATTACACTCAATTCTTAAATGGTGTAACGTTCAAGTGACAGGGTTCCACACGGTCACTAACATCATTGACTTCGCCTCCAAATGGGGGAACTGTCCCAAAAGAAAAAACATTAATTACGATCTTGTGTGGTGCTTTTTTGGTGTTTATAGAGGGCTAGAAATGAAAGAATTTTTAACAAAATTGAATATCAACCGGCGATAA
- the LOC111900017 gene encoding lysine-specific demethylase JMJ32 isoform X2 encodes MNSKLENLWEEVRELSLGTTPQIDRLHTPPTPLQFLRHYLSQNKPFILSASAATTLQWPATTLWTSTSYLLNTLSSSTVSLHLTPTGQADSLTPHPSNPDSLCFASAHVQSTSFSDAIDAIKASRKNDSSKGFVAYAQQQNDCFREEYGALARDCDSHIPWATEAIGGLPEAVNLWIGNDLSETSFHKDHYENLYAVVTGEKHFLLLPPTDVHRMYIREYPAAQYTYSEESEEFELKLENPERYVPWCSVNPYPLPKDKEKEISKFPFYYNGPKPFEVTLKAEYVVSSC; translated from the exons ATGAACTCAAAGCTCGAAAACCTTTGGGAAGAAGTGAGGGAATTAAGCTTAGGAACCACTCCCCAGATCGATCGCCTCCATACCCCACCAACCCCACTCCAATTCCTCCGCCATTACCTGTCTCAAAACAAACCCTTCATTCTCTCTGCCTCCGCCGCCACCACCCTCCAATGGCCCGCCACCACTCTCTGGACCTCAACATCCTACCTCCTCAACACTCTCTCTTCTTCCACCGTCTCCCTCCACCTAACCCCCACCGGCCAAGCCGACTCCCTCACCCCACACCCCTCTAATCCTGACTCTCTCTGCTTTGCCTCCGCCCACGTCCAAAGCACATCATTCTCCGACGCCATCGATGCCATCAAAGCTTCACGTAAGAACGATTCAAGTAAAGGATTCGTTGCGTATGCGCAGCAGCAGAACGATTGTTTTAGGGAGGAGTATGGTGCGTTGGCTAGAGACTGTGATTCACATATTCCATGGGCGACTGAAGCAATAGGAGGATTGCCGGAGGCTGTTAATTTGTGGATTGGGAATGATTTGTCTGAAACTTCGTTTCATAAGGATCATTATGAGAATCTGTATGCTGTTGTAACCGGAGAGAAGCACTTTCTGCTTCTTCCACCTACTGATGTTCATAGAATGTATATTCGTGAATACCCTGCTGCTCAATACACATACTCTGAG GAAAGTGAGGAATTTGAATTGAAATTGGAGAATCCAGAGAGATATGTCCCTTGGTGTAGTGTAAATCCTTACCCATTGCCCAAAGACAAGGAAAAAGAAATTTCTAAATTTCCATTTTACTATAATGGACCCAAACCATTTGAAGTCACTCTTAAG gcCGAGTATGTGGTTTCATCATGTTAG
- the LOC111900019 gene encoding uncharacterized protein LOC111900019 translates to MTTMKESRDRGFLLQIATVNSKTAKEGQRASAMAARKRGASKQPPPPTESHPKTSESAATSTDPQITPSKPSKIIFFSSIFFLPYLYLIFYHYRIETELKKSILINASLSFAGFFITLMMIPVASRYVLKRNLFGYDINKKGTPQGLVKVPESLGIAVGIVFLVVAILFQYFNFTSDSNWLVEYNAALASICFMILLGFVDDVLDIPWRVKLLLPSIAALPLLMAYAGHTTIMIPKPLVQYIGTEILDLGWIYKLYMGLLAVFCTNSINIHAGINGLEVGQTVVIAFAILIHNIMQIGASSNPETKQAHAFSIYLVQPLLATSLALLSYNWYPSSVFVGDTYTYFAGMTMAVVGILGHYSETLLIFFLPQIINFLLSLPQLAGIIPCPRHRLPRFDPGTGLLTGTKDGTLVNVSLRIFGRRSEKSLCILLLILQGVGCCFCFFLRWILTGWYK, encoded by the exons ATGACGACGATGAAGGAAAGTAGAGATCGCGGATTCCTTTTACAAATCGCAACCGTCAACTCGAAGACAGCGAAAGAAGGGCAGAGAGCATCAGCCATGGCAGCTCGCAAGAGAGGAGCTTCAAAACAACCACCGCCACCCACCGAATCACATCCCAAAACCTCGGAATCCGCCGCTACTTCTACAGACCCACAGATCACCCCTTCAAAACCAAGCAAAATCATCTTCTTCTCTTCGATTTTCTTCCTTCCTTACCTTTACCTGATATTTTATCACTATAGAATCGAAACAGAGCTGAAGAAATCGATCCTTATCAATGCATCACTCAGCTTCGCCGGGTTCTTTATAACCCTAATGATGATCCCAGTGGCTTCCAGATATGTTCTCAAACGTAATTTATTTGGTTACGACATTAACAAGAAGGGTACGCCTCAAGGTCTGGTCAAAGT GCCTGAATCCCTTGGTATTGCTGTGGGCATCGTTTTCTTGGTGGTGGCGATATTATTTCAGTATTTCAATTTCACATCAGATTCAAAT TGGCTTGTTGAGTATAACGCAGCTTTAGCATCTATCTGCTTCATGATTTTGCTTGGGTTTGTGGATGATGTTCTTGATATTCCTTGGAGAGT GAAACTACTATTACCATCAATTGCTGCTCTCCCTTTGCTGATGGCCTATGCTGGACATACAACCATCATGATACCAAAACCCCTTGTCCAATATATTGGAACAGAAATCTTGGATCTAG GATGGATCTATAAGCTATATATGGGACTTTTGGCTGTCTTTTGTACAAACTCAATCAACATCCATGCTGGTATAAATGGTCTTGAAGTTGGACAGACTGTTGTTATAGCATTTGCT ATTTTAATCCACAATATTATGCAAATCGGAGCATCTTCCAATCCTGAAACCAAACAGGCCCATGCATTCTCCATATACCTTGTTCAACCTTTGCTTGCAACTTCACTGGCATTGCTTTCTTACAACTG GTATCCATCTTCTGTTTTTGTTGGTGACACCTATACATACTTTGCTGGAATGACAATGGCAGTTGTTGGCATTTTAGGCCATTATAG TGAAACACTCCTAATATTCTTCCTTCCTCAAATTATAAACTTTCTGTTATCACTTCCTCAG CTGGCAGGCATTATCCCTTGTCCACGTCATCGTCTGCCAAG ATTTGACCCTGGGACAGGATTGCTGACTGGGACAAAAGATGGGACACTTGTGAATGTGTCATTGAGAATATTTGGCAGGAGATCTGAAAAGTCACTATGCATCCTCCTACTTATTCTCCAG GGTGTGGGTTGTTGCTTCTGTTTTTTTCTGAGGTGGATCCTTACTGGTTGGTATAAATGA